One window of Bactrocera tryoni isolate S06 chromosome 2, CSIRO_BtryS06_freeze2, whole genome shotgun sequence genomic DNA carries:
- the LOC120768685 gene encoding uncharacterized protein LOC120768685 translates to MPAKYPILRQSQCEHWHHQSVMPFLRNACEVPHSMAVIASTGITPKCEISTSTKCTYPCLLLFSCAMLGDRPVRRARANDRIWCKVLAFIAASRSFRHRSKRVTRHYCTTVNRKWRREGFYINICKKV, encoded by the exons atgcctgcgaagtaCCCCATTCTACGGCAGAGTCAatgcgagcactggcatcaccaaagcgtgatgccttttctgcgcaatgcctgcgaagtaCCCCATTCTATGgcagtcattgcgagcactggcatcacacCGAAGTGTGAAATATCTACTTCTACGAAATGCACTTACCCCTGCTTACTGCTATTTTCCTGCGCGATGCTGGGCGACCGTCCGGTTCGGCGAGCTAGAGCAAATGATCGCATTTGGTGTAAAGTGCTTGCTTTTATAGCAGCATCGCGCAGCTTTCGTCACCGTAGCAAG agagtgACACGGCATTACTGCACGACAGTGAACCGTAAATGGCGTCGGGAAGGCTTCTACataaacatttgtaagaag GTATAG